The following coding sequences are from one Niveibacterium umoris window:
- a CDS encoding class I SAM-dependent methyltransferase — translation MNRFFDQYDAFFQTSQTSPFPDRLNARHRAIIEANPEAFTGKRVLDIASHDGRWSFAALKAGANHVVGVEARSALIDNARANLARYGCAAGSYDFLQGDVFDVLQGSVGEIDTVMCLGFFYHTIRHCEFVGLLAATGARTLIIDTEVAPVATATAPIPSYSVDPRRPIDSSLVIQLIKDPVHEEQMAIEDSLTRGGSTLVGRPSRGAVAFMADHFGYSTEEFDWPAHFKDWPGDAASMLDYAEGWRTTFICHLR, via the coding sequence ATGAACCGATTTTTCGATCAGTACGACGCCTTTTTTCAGACCAGTCAGACCAGTCCGTTTCCCGACCGGCTGAACGCTCGCCACCGCGCGATCATCGAAGCCAATCCAGAGGCGTTTACGGGCAAGCGCGTTCTCGATATTGCCAGCCACGATGGGCGCTGGTCCTTTGCGGCGCTCAAGGCTGGAGCGAACCATGTCGTCGGGGTCGAAGCGCGATCTGCGCTGATCGACAACGCTCGCGCCAACCTGGCTCGATACGGGTGCGCCGCCGGGAGCTACGATTTCTTGCAGGGTGACGTGTTCGATGTGCTTCAGGGAAGTGTCGGCGAGATCGACACGGTTATGTGTCTGGGCTTCTTCTATCACACGATCCGTCATTGCGAGTTCGTTGGCTTGCTTGCCGCCACCGGCGCTCGCACGCTGATCATCGATACTGAGGTTGCGCCGGTTGCGACCGCGACGGCTCCGATCCCGTCTTATTCGGTTGATCCCAGGCGGCCAATAGATTCATCTCTAGTGATCCAGTTGATCAAGGACCCGGTTCACGAAGAGCAGATGGCGATCGAGGACAGCCTCACGCGAGGCGGCTCCACTCTCGTTGGCCGTCCGTCGCGCGGTGCGGTGGCATTCATGGCCGACCATTTTGGCTATAGCACCGAAGAGTTTGATTGGCCTGCCCACTTCAAGGACTGGCCGGGCGACGCGGCGTCGATGCTCGATTACGCTGAGGGTTGGCGGACGACATTTATCTGCCATCTGCGCTGA
- the cysC gene encoding adenylyl-sulfate kinase: MSTTVWAPRDSGARQPSPAHDASPLRLVICGSEHSGKSALVARMKLELSQLGCALETSPIQRSRRPAAREEPLAPESRLESPPSGIEHGEVHASSHWTLFTRKRRMQIDDVSGDPKGFSRLISCATQAQAALLVVDTRLGLDSQARRHARLAAMLGIRSLLVAANKVDTATSAALDFKTIDEAAQALAAQHGLELAGVIPVSAVRGDNVGSRSPKTPWYTGPSLLASLDNIADDEASTERLLFPVQRVRQHGRFANDCAGSVISGVARVGDVLRVARTGQTARLNEITTADGTLEIAAKGSAITIRLERDLDLVRGDVLSHADQPIELTDQFEASLVWLSDEAGHAGRTYDLLSGTQCTKASLTKLKHRLDPDTDVRQAVRSLSAGDLAVCTVATNAPIAFDSFDNTPSLGRFMLVDRYTRTTVAAGLIRHSLRRARNVHRQSLSIQRADRERLNGHPANVIWLTGLSGSGKSTIANALESALYGQGRHTYILDGDNIRQGLNKDLGFTDADRVENIRRVAEVANLMADAGLIVITAFISPFRQERDMARTLIGAERFREIHLSTPLEVCETRDPKGLYRKARDGSIPNMTGISSPYEPPVAPDLRIDTSQSSVDQAVRMILSQLGPTGGRR, translated from the coding sequence ATGAGTACCACAGTCTGGGCCCCACGCGACTCCGGTGCGCGGCAACCGTCGCCAGCTCACGATGCCTCACCGCTGCGGCTGGTTATTTGCGGCAGCGAGCATTCAGGAAAGAGTGCTCTTGTCGCCAGAATGAAGCTGGAGCTGAGTCAGCTCGGTTGCGCGTTGGAAACATCACCGATTCAAAGGAGTCGCCGTCCGGCAGCCCGCGAGGAGCCGCTTGCACCTGAGTCGCGCTTAGAAAGCCCGCCCAGCGGCATAGAACACGGCGAAGTTCACGCGAGTTCCCACTGGACACTATTCACCCGGAAGCGCCGCATGCAGATAGATGATGTCTCCGGCGACCCGAAAGGTTTCAGTCGACTCATCAGTTGCGCAACACAGGCGCAGGCAGCACTGCTCGTTGTGGACACCCGCCTTGGACTGGATTCGCAGGCCAGACGGCACGCCAGGCTCGCGGCAATGTTGGGAATCCGCAGCCTGCTCGTTGCCGCCAACAAGGTGGATACTGCGACGTCGGCGGCACTCGACTTCAAGACAATCGATGAGGCCGCGCAGGCGCTAGCAGCCCAGCATGGCCTTGAGCTTGCGGGAGTCATTCCTGTGAGCGCTGTCCGCGGCGACAACGTTGGCAGCAGATCCCCCAAGACACCTTGGTACACGGGCCCAAGCCTGCTGGCCAGCTTGGACAACATCGCCGACGATGAGGCATCGACTGAGCGCCTGCTCTTCCCGGTCCAGCGGGTTAGGCAGCACGGCCGGTTTGCCAACGATTGCGCGGGTTCGGTCATCAGCGGCGTTGCCCGGGTTGGCGATGTGCTGCGCGTTGCCCGCACCGGACAGACCGCGCGCCTGAACGAGATTACCACCGCCGACGGCACGCTGGAGATTGCCGCCAAAGGCTCGGCAATCACGATCCGTCTCGAGCGCGACCTCGACCTGGTCAGAGGCGATGTACTGTCGCATGCCGATCAGCCGATCGAGCTCACCGACCAGTTCGAGGCGAGCCTCGTGTGGCTGAGCGATGAGGCAGGCCATGCAGGGCGCACTTACGACCTGCTCTCCGGCACCCAGTGTACCAAGGCAAGCCTGACGAAGCTGAAGCATCGGCTCGATCCCGACACCGATGTGCGGCAGGCGGTACGCAGCCTTTCCGCAGGTGATTTGGCCGTGTGCACGGTTGCCACGAACGCTCCGATCGCGTTCGATTCGTTCGACAACACACCGTCGCTCGGTCGCTTCATGCTTGTCGACCGATACACGCGGACGACCGTTGCGGCAGGGCTGATCCGGCACAGCCTGCGCCGCGCCCGCAATGTGCACCGGCAGTCACTATCGATCCAGCGCGCTGACCGGGAACGCCTGAACGGCCATCCTGCGAACGTAATCTGGCTGACCGGCCTCTCCGGTTCCGGCAAATCAACCATTGCGAACGCGCTTGAATCGGCGCTCTACGGGCAGGGGCGACATACCTACATCCTCGACGGCGACAACATTCGGCAGGGACTCAACAAGGATCTTGGGTTTACCGATGCCGACCGCGTAGAGAACATCCGGCGTGTGGCGGAGGTCGCGAACCTGATGGCGGACGCGGGCCTGATCGTGATCACCGCGTTCATCTCCCCGTTCCGGCAGGAGCGCGACATGGCCCGCACCCTGATCGGTGCTGAACGCTTCCGCGAGATCCACCTGAGCACGCCGCTCGAGGTCTGCGAAACGCGCGACCCGAAGGGGCTCTATCGCAAGGCAAGGGACGGGAGCATTCCGAACATGACAGGCATCAGCAGCCCTTATGAGCCGCCTGTAGCACCTGACCTGCGTATCGACACATCACAGAGCAGCGTCGATCAGGCGGTCCGGATGATCCTCTCCCAACTTGGCCCGACAGGCGGTCGACGCTAA
- a CDS encoding polysaccharide biosynthesis protein — protein sequence MSGFINRFIERFPAHWRQVAVFFADLVAVVLAWVLAYGMRFNGAVPPEFMRTGLSACVLILPIHAILFRSFGLYRGIWVFASLPDLVRIVRAVASSLLISVVACVFVGFLPPVPRTIFVLHPVFLLMWMGGSRAAYRLWKEHRRYGDLLARGQPVIILGAGRAGANLVAELSRSPAWRVVGLLDDDPNKIGREISGIKVYGRIDELIAWSFQLKAKHAIVAMPSMSRMARQRAASECLRAGVHAMTLPSIEDVVGGGVQAGQFRDIDLHDLIGRAPIDINTPEVGAMLTGRVVMVTGGGGSIGSELCRQIARFRPAQLVLLEVSEYALYRIHDELRERYPQIEVVPFAGDVRDGMWLEAVFRQYPPSIVFHAAAYKHVPLMEERNAWQAIRNNAFGTYKLAAICVAHRVERFVLVSTDKAVNPTNVMGASKRMAEMICQVMQQGTRSTRFEIVRFGNVIGSAGSVIPKFREQIARGGPVTVTHAEITRYFMSIPEAAQLVLQAAAMGHGGEVFVMDMGEPVRIADLARDLIRLSGFGEDQIRIVYTGLRPGEKLFEELLSDQEETRETHHPKLRVARAREVVPEWLDEVVAWMVQRGIPTDAEVRRDLRRWVPEYTPTTRPGLNVVARSHNENLPAA from the coding sequence ATGTCGGGCTTCATCAACCGGTTCATCGAGCGGTTTCCGGCGCATTGGCGGCAGGTCGCAGTGTTCTTCGCGGACCTTGTTGCGGTGGTGCTGGCTTGGGTGCTCGCCTACGGAATGCGTTTTAACGGCGCAGTTCCGCCGGAGTTCATGCGCACTGGCTTGTCGGCCTGCGTTCTGATTCTCCCGATTCACGCCATACTGTTCCGCAGCTTCGGTCTTTACCGCGGGATCTGGGTCTTCGCGAGCCTCCCGGACTTGGTCCGGATCGTGCGCGCGGTGGCTTCGTCGCTATTGATCAGCGTCGTGGCCTGTGTCTTTGTCGGGTTCCTGCCTCCGGTTCCGCGGACCATCTTCGTGCTGCATCCGGTCTTCTTGTTAATGTGGATGGGGGGAAGCCGTGCGGCCTATCGTCTCTGGAAGGAGCACCGGCGCTATGGCGACCTTCTCGCGCGCGGACAGCCAGTCATCATTCTCGGAGCCGGGCGTGCCGGTGCAAATCTGGTGGCCGAGTTGTCACGATCGCCAGCCTGGCGGGTGGTAGGCCTGCTCGACGACGACCCCAACAAGATCGGGCGCGAGATCTCCGGAATCAAAGTTTACGGTCGCATCGACGAACTGATCGCGTGGTCATTTCAGCTCAAGGCCAAACATGCGATCGTGGCGATGCCATCGATGTCGCGAATGGCGCGTCAACGGGCCGCCAGCGAGTGTTTGCGTGCCGGCGTACACGCGATGACGTTGCCGTCTATCGAGGATGTCGTCGGGGGCGGCGTGCAGGCGGGGCAGTTCCGAGATATCGACTTGCACGATTTGATCGGGCGAGCGCCGATTGATATCAACACCCCGGAGGTCGGGGCCATGCTGACGGGGCGTGTGGTCATGGTGACTGGCGGAGGAGGCTCGATTGGCTCCGAGCTGTGCCGCCAGATTGCGCGGTTTCGTCCGGCTCAGCTGGTGTTGCTCGAAGTCTCCGAGTACGCGCTCTACCGCATCCATGACGAGTTGCGTGAGCGTTATCCGCAGATCGAGGTCGTGCCCTTTGCGGGCGATGTGCGCGACGGCATGTGGCTGGAAGCGGTCTTCCGACAGTATCCGCCATCGATCGTTTTCCACGCGGCGGCATACAAGCATGTGCCTCTGATGGAAGAGCGGAATGCTTGGCAGGCCATCCGCAACAACGCTTTTGGCACGTACAAACTGGCGGCCATTTGCGTCGCACATCGAGTGGAGCGTTTCGTTTTGGTGTCGACCGACAAGGCCGTAAATCCAACGAACGTGATGGGGGCGAGCAAACGGATGGCAGAGATGATCTGCCAAGTCATGCAGCAAGGCACGCGGTCTACGCGTTTCGAGATCGTTCGCTTTGGCAATGTCATCGGTAGCGCAGGCAGTGTCATACCGAAGTTCCGGGAACAGATCGCTCGCGGGGGGCCGGTGACCGTCACCCATGCAGAGATTACTCGCTACTTCATGTCGATCCCGGAGGCGGCGCAGCTTGTGTTGCAGGCGGCGGCGATGGGGCACGGCGGGGAAGTGTTCGTCATGGACATGGGAGAGCCGGTGCGAATCGCGGATCTCGCGCGAGACCTGATCCGCCTGTCCGGTTTTGGTGAGGACCAGATCCGTATCGTCTACACCGGCTTGCGTCCGGGAGAGAAACTCTTTGAAGAATTGCTGTCTGACCAGGAGGAAACCCGGGAGACGCATCATCCCAAGCTGCGAGTCGCGCGTGCAAGGGAGGTCGTGCCCGAATGGCTTGATGAGGTCGTGGCCTGGATGGTTCAGCGGGGTATTCCCACCGATGCCGAGGTGCGGCGAGATTTACGGCGTTGGGTGCCAGAGTACACGCCCACGACGCGCCCGGGACTCAACGTAGTGGCGCGGTCCCACAACGAAAACCTCCCAGCGGCATAG
- a CDS encoding glycosyltransferase family 2 protein, with protein MIARQQLSRLAISIVIYRPDAQLLAQTVASVLTSAAQIPDCSTRLVLVSNDDGSAGARIVAETSPSAEVLHLSGHGNVGYGAGHNMALHAVESDFHLILNPDVVVDTQALAAAVDFMRHHPDVVMLSPDARCPTTSGRLFLCRRMPRWSVLFARGFVPARFRRRLRPALDHYEMRDVLGDTLLWDPPLVSGCFMLARTHALREIRGFDERYFLYFEDYDLSLRLRSQGRIVWHPSVRIWHSGGGAAKKGLRHQWMFVRSALRFRKKWGLPL; from the coding sequence ATGATTGCTCGACAACAGCTGTCGCGATTGGCGATCTCCATCGTGATTTACCGGCCAGACGCGCAGTTGCTGGCGCAGACGGTGGCGAGCGTCCTGACGTCGGCTGCGCAGATTCCGGACTGTTCGACCCGGCTGGTGCTGGTCAGTAATGATGACGGGAGCGCGGGCGCCCGGATCGTGGCCGAGACCTCGCCCTCGGCCGAGGTTCTGCACCTCTCCGGGCATGGGAATGTTGGCTACGGGGCGGGCCACAACATGGCCCTGCACGCGGTAGAGAGCGATTTCCACCTGATCCTCAATCCTGATGTCGTCGTCGACACGCAGGCTCTGGCTGCCGCTGTCGATTTCATGCGACACCATCCGGATGTGGTGATGCTATCGCCGGACGCTCGCTGCCCGACGACCTCGGGGCGTTTGTTCCTGTGTCGCCGGATGCCCCGCTGGAGTGTGCTCTTCGCGCGGGGCTTCGTGCCGGCGCGATTTCGACGGAGACTCCGCCCGGCACTTGATCACTACGAGATGCGGGATGTACTTGGGGACACTCTGCTCTGGGATCCGCCGCTCGTCAGCGGATGCTTCATGCTGGCGCGGACGCATGCGCTGCGGGAGATCAGGGGGTTTGACGAGCGCTACTTCCTGTACTTCGAAGACTACGACCTGAGTCTGAGGCTCCGCAGCCAGGGCCGTATCGTGTGGCACCCCTCGGTCCGTATCTGGCACTCTGGAGGAGGGGCGGCGAAGAAGGGTTTGCGCCATCAGTGGATGTTCGTGCGTTCCGCACTGCGTTTCCGCAAAAAGTGGGGCCTGCCCCTGTGA
- a CDS encoding 4-amino-4-deoxy-L-arabinose-phospho-UDP flippase, whose product MKPIEVVFLIVYALGMSAGQLLFKLSAGSLAGSGSLKTLLFDFRFLLAVALYGALTIYWVWLLSFIPLTRAYPFVAVSLIATTAAGVLFFGEVMTMRLALGSGLIALGTVLVAGGGSNGLQ is encoded by the coding sequence TTGAAACCCATTGAGGTCGTTTTCCTGATTGTCTATGCCTTGGGGATGTCGGCAGGGCAGTTGCTGTTCAAGCTCTCGGCCGGCTCGCTGGCCGGATCTGGCTCCCTGAAAACGCTGCTTTTCGACTTCCGCTTCCTGCTTGCGGTCGCTCTTTATGGCGCGTTGACAATCTACTGGGTGTGGCTGCTCTCGTTCATTCCGCTGACTCGCGCATACCCGTTCGTGGCGGTTTCCCTGATCGCGACGACGGCTGCCGGGGTTCTGTTTTTTGGCGAGGTCATGACCATGCGCCTGGCGCTCGGCTCCGGGCTGATTGCTTTGGGTACGGTCCTAGTTGCCGGAGGGGGAAGCAATGGGCTTCAGTGA
- a CDS encoding DUF2304 domain-containing protein, whose amino-acid sequence MLIQYFLSGFFVVVMLAAIALSRGSKMIALGVLLGTSGSLVFVWFPELATTVAHSAGVGRGADLLLYLWFAVSGLLLVGAYLRIRRLSEEVTELARAVALANPRRPAS is encoded by the coding sequence ATGTTGATCCAGTACTTTCTGAGCGGCTTCTTTGTTGTCGTGATGCTGGCCGCAATCGCACTGTCCCGCGGTTCGAAGATGATTGCGCTCGGCGTATTGCTTGGCACATCCGGCTCGCTGGTGTTCGTCTGGTTTCCGGAGCTGGCGACGACCGTAGCGCATTCGGCAGGGGTTGGCCGGGGCGCAGACCTGTTGCTTTACCTCTGGTTCGCGGTGAGCGGTTTGTTGCTGGTGGGCGCCTACCTGCGCATCCGCAGGCTGTCAGAGGAGGTCACCGAACTGGCGCGCGCTGTTGCCCTTGCCAATCCGCGCCGGCCTGCGTCCTGA
- a CDS encoding glycosyltransferase family 2 protein — translation MGFSDVWVVIAAYNEGTVLSDVVRTVRAAFQNVVVVDDGSSDDTAEAAASAGAVVVRHPINLGQGAALQTGIDFALRAGADAVVTFDADGQHRVEDAQLMLERLWQNKWDVAIGSRFLGSAENIPPIRRMVLRLAALFTWATAGVRLTDAHNGLRAITAQAARKLRIRQNRMAHASEIIEMIGRSQLRVGEVPVKIIYTEYSLAKGQKLSNSIHIVLDLLMGRIGR, via the coding sequence ATGGGCTTCAGTGATGTGTGGGTTGTGATTGCGGCCTACAACGAGGGGACGGTGCTGTCTGACGTCGTCAGGACCGTGCGGGCGGCCTTCCAGAATGTCGTCGTTGTCGATGATGGCTCGAGCGACGACACAGCGGAGGCGGCTGCGAGCGCTGGCGCGGTCGTTGTGAGACATCCGATCAACCTTGGACAGGGCGCAGCGCTTCAGACTGGTATCGACTTCGCGCTGCGTGCCGGCGCTGATGCGGTCGTGACCTTCGACGCGGACGGGCAGCATCGCGTCGAGGACGCCCAGCTCATGCTGGAGCGCCTCTGGCAGAACAAGTGGGATGTGGCGATTGGTAGCCGGTTTCTCGGCTCTGCTGAGAATATTCCACCGATTCGCCGGATGGTTCTGCGGTTGGCTGCGTTGTTTACCTGGGCGACTGCCGGGGTTCGTCTGACGGATGCGCACAACGGGCTGCGTGCGATCACCGCACAAGCGGCGCGCAAGCTGCGTATCAGGCAGAACCGGATGGCCCATGCCTCGGAGATCATCGAGATGATCGGGCGTTCGCAGCTACGTGTCGGGGAGGTCCCGGTCAAGATCATCTACACCGAGTATTCGCTCGCAAAGGGGCAGAAGCTCTCCAATTCCATTCACATCGTTCTCGATCTTCTGATGGGACGAATCGGGCGCTAG
- a CDS encoding ABC transporter permease, with protein MQTFSASPVEMVLGLMRHRALIRTLIWREVMGRYRGSVFGLLWSFVHPVLMLGVYTFVFSVVFKARWTQATGSRAEFAMVLFAGLLVFNLFAECVNRAPGLILENANYVKRVVFPLEILPWVSVGVAVFHCLVGTLVWLVFHLALIGSPHPTLLLFPLALLPMILLTTGCALFLSALGVYLRDVGQFIGVLTTTLMFLSPIFYPVSALPQEFQPLFMLNPLTVSVEQLREVMYFGAVPDAARYLAHLGISCLVLAGGFAWFQRTRKGFADVL; from the coding sequence ATGCAGACTTTTTCAGCGAGTCCGGTGGAGATGGTGCTTGGCCTGATGCGCCATCGCGCGCTGATCCGCACCCTAATCTGGCGCGAAGTGATGGGCCGCTATCGCGGCTCGGTGTTCGGCCTGCTCTGGTCCTTCGTGCACCCGGTGCTGATGCTCGGTGTCTATACCTTCGTGTTCAGTGTCGTCTTCAAGGCTCGCTGGACGCAGGCGACCGGGTCGCGCGCCGAGTTCGCGATGGTGCTCTTTGCGGGCCTGCTTGTGTTCAACCTCTTCGCGGAATGTGTCAATCGCGCGCCGGGGCTGATTCTTGAGAATGCGAACTACGTGAAGCGCGTGGTGTTTCCGCTTGAGATCCTGCCCTGGGTTTCGGTGGGTGTTGCAGTCTTCCATTGCCTTGTCGGCACGCTGGTCTGGCTTGTCTTCCACCTTGCGTTGATTGGCTCGCCGCATCCCACGCTACTGCTGTTTCCGCTCGCCTTGCTGCCGATGATTTTGCTCACGACCGGCTGTGCCCTGTTCCTGTCGGCCTTGGGTGTCTATCTTCGCGACGTCGGGCAGTTCATCGGCGTTCTGACCACGACCTTGATGTTCCTGTCGCCGATCTTCTATCCAGTGTCGGCCTTGCCACAGGAATTCCAGCCCTTGTTCATGCTCAATCCGCTGACGGTTTCGGTCGAGCAGTTGCGCGAGGTGATGTATTTCGGAGCGGTGCCCGATGCGGCTCGGTATCTCGCGCATCTGGGGATCTCCTGCCTGGTGCTCGCGGGTGGTTTTGCGTGGTTCCAGCGCACGCGCAAGGGTTTTGCCGATGTCCTCTGA
- a CDS encoding glycosyl transferase, translating into MKRIHVFTSAACNYIPKVRALVASIRKYHPEWIVHLALSDEVPEGLDLSSEPFDEIHPVSSLEIPDVVGWSFCHTIVELSTAIKPFLLARLLDRPDCAGVVYLDPDTVLFSRLDDVVEAIGSANIALTPHQVSPERTLAAVMDNEIASLKHGVYNLGFAAVAPTETGKAFAAWWSERIYHFCRAEIHNGLFTDQRWIDLVPAFFEGVCILRTTRLNVAPWNVTTRELSGSLAEGILVDGAPLGFYHFTGFDSGAHKAMAWKNASGQPAVAELVNWYTETIAELGKDPLSAVRWAFARFDDGTLIPKPARLVYRERLDLQRAFANPFSTVGGGYKAWWESQGRIEYPALFDAATVDAEMLRLTMSLTPGFRAGESHREDAMSRVRTHLLRAIDEPAHGRALAKRAWEILRTEGVRGVVRRISN; encoded by the coding sequence TTGAAAAGAATCCACGTCTTCACCAGTGCGGCCTGCAATTACATTCCCAAGGTGCGCGCGCTTGTCGCGTCCATACGGAAATATCATCCGGAGTGGATCGTTCACCTTGCCCTGTCCGATGAAGTGCCGGAGGGGCTTGATCTCTCGTCAGAGCCCTTCGACGAGATCCACCCGGTCAGTTCGCTCGAGATTCCGGATGTGGTCGGCTGGTCGTTCTGCCACACCATCGTGGAGCTGTCGACCGCGATCAAGCCGTTCCTGCTGGCTCGGCTGCTCGATCGCCCCGACTGTGCCGGCGTTGTGTATCTCGATCCGGATACGGTCCTGTTCTCGCGCCTCGACGATGTCGTTGAAGCGATCGGCTCTGCCAACATTGCGCTGACTCCGCACCAGGTGTCGCCGGAGCGAACGCTTGCCGCCGTAATGGACAACGAGATCGCTAGTCTCAAGCATGGCGTCTACAACCTGGGCTTTGCCGCAGTGGCTCCGACCGAGACAGGCAAGGCCTTTGCGGCATGGTGGTCCGAGCGGATCTATCACTTCTGCCGTGCCGAGATCCATAACGGGCTTTTCACCGACCAGCGCTGGATCGACCTCGTGCCCGCCTTCTTCGAGGGCGTCTGTATCCTCCGGACGACGCGCCTCAACGTGGCGCCGTGGAATGTGACGACCCGTGAGCTCAGCGGCTCACTCGCCGAGGGCATCCTGGTCGACGGCGCGCCGCTCGGGTTCTACCACTTCACTGGCTTCGACAGCGGTGCGCACAAGGCCATGGCCTGGAAGAACGCTTCTGGCCAGCCCGCGGTTGCGGAGTTGGTGAACTGGTACACGGAAACGATCGCCGAGCTCGGCAAAGATCCGCTGTCGGCAGTGCGTTGGGCGTTCGCCCGCTTTGACGACGGTACGCTCATCCCCAAGCCGGCGCGTCTCGTCTACCGCGAACGGCTCGACCTCCAGCGTGCGTTTGCCAACCCGTTCTCGACCGTGGGCGGTGGCTACAAGGCCTGGTGGGAGTCGCAGGGCCGCATCGAGTATCCAGCGCTGTTTGATGCCGCGACGGTTGATGCGGAGATGCTGCGCCTGACGATGTCGCTGACGCCGGGCTTTCGCGCTGGCGAGTCACATCGGGAAGACGCAATGTCGCGGGTACGGACCCATCTGCTGCGTGCCATAGACGAGCCGGCCCACGGTCGCGCACTGGCGAAGCGCGCCTGGGAGATCCTGCGGACTGAGGGCGTGCGTGGGGTCGTCCGCCGGATTTCGAATTGA
- a CDS encoding ABC transporter ATP-binding protein, with the protein MSSECMIRAIGLSKCYQIYEEPRHRLMQMLARGRKRYYREFWALRDVSFSVAKGETVGIVGRNGSGKSTLLQMICGTLNPTAGEVSANGRIAALLELGSGFNPEFSGRENVYLNAAVLGLSREDVDQCFDEIVAFSGIEEFIDQPVKTYSSGMVVRLAFAVQVQVKPDVLVVDEALAVGDEAFQRKCYLRLQELKADGVAVLFVSHDAGTVLQLCDRVILLDAGKKIMEGEPKPVVALYQKLVYATRAAANEIIAAARPDDTLPDTGVPQVVAVSPDFDPELVPQTTLDYASRGAAIHAVEVQDELGRLVNQLQHGAMYTVRFRATFDSAAQSVIFGMMAKTAAGVEIGGAVTDTPGSGLARIEPGERFDVVIRFRCLLNPGVYFLNVGIMGAADGELTYLARKVDAVMVRVKPERAIRATGLVDLDVTATAERVGA; encoded by the coding sequence ATGTCCTCTGAGTGCATGATCAGGGCCATCGGGCTGAGCAAGTGCTACCAGATCTACGAGGAGCCGCGGCATCGACTGATGCAGATGCTCGCGCGCGGACGCAAGCGCTACTACCGGGAGTTCTGGGCGCTGCGCGATGTTTCGTTTTCGGTCGCGAAAGGCGAAACCGTCGGTATTGTGGGGCGGAACGGAAGCGGCAAGTCGACGCTTCTGCAGATGATCTGCGGCACCCTCAACCCGACAGCGGGCGAAGTCTCAGCCAATGGACGGATCGCCGCGTTGCTTGAACTTGGCTCGGGTTTCAATCCCGAGTTCTCCGGCCGCGAGAACGTCTACCTGAATGCCGCTGTGCTGGGGCTTTCGCGTGAGGACGTCGATCAGTGCTTCGACGAGATCGTCGCGTTCTCCGGGATTGAAGAGTTCATCGACCAGCCGGTGAAGACGTACTCGAGCGGCATGGTGGTGCGCCTGGCGTTTGCGGTGCAGGTCCAGGTCAAACCCGACGTGCTGGTGGTGGATGAGGCGCTCGCCGTCGGCGACGAAGCCTTCCAGCGCAAGTGCTACCTGCGGTTGCAGGAACTCAAGGCAGACGGCGTTGCTGTTCTCTTCGTCTCGCATGACGCGGGTACGGTGCTGCAACTGTGTGATCGGGTGATTCTCCTCGATGCCGGCAAGAAGATCATGGAGGGCGAACCCAAGCCGGTGGTGGCGCTGTACCAGAAGCTCGTGTACGCGACCCGGGCCGCCGCAAACGAGATCATCGCGGCAGCCAGGCCGGACGATACCCTTCCCGACACTGGCGTACCGCAAGTCGTGGCGGTGAGTCCTGATTTCGATCCGGAACTGGTGCCCCAGACAACGCTGGACTACGCGAGCCGAGGCGCCGCGATCCATGCCGTCGAGGTGCAGGACGAGCTTGGGCGGCTGGTCAATCAGTTGCAGCACGGTGCGATGTATACCGTCCGCTTCCGGGCGACCTTCGACTCGGCGGCACAAAGCGTGATCTTCGGGATGATGGCCAAGACGGCCGCGGGCGTTGAAATCGGGGGCGCGGTGACCGATACGCCGGGGAGCGGGCTGGCACGGATCGAGCCTGGTGAGCGGTTCGACGTCGTGATCCGTTTCCGGTGCCTGCTAAACCCGGGCGTCTATTTCCTGAATGTCGGCATCATGGGTGCCGCTGATGGCGAACTCACCTATCTGGCCCGGAAAGTCGATGCGGTGATGGTGCGTGTCAAACCGGAACGAGCGATCAGGGCCACCGGACTGGTGGATCTCGACGTAACGGCTACTGCGGAGCGAGTGGGCGCGTGA